One genomic region from Rosa rugosa chromosome 1, drRosRugo1.1, whole genome shotgun sequence encodes:
- the LOC133711520 gene encoding uncharacterized protein LOC133711520 isoform X2 — MESPAPTGNNERSNTFKVDTWFSQFRNGSNPWMARYVYGLMFLLANLLAWAVRDYGKSFLMEMKRLERCEGQNECLAAEGVLRVSLGCFLFYFSMFLSTVGASKLNESRDTWQSGWWSAKIVLWIAFIIIPFLLPSAIIKIYGVVAHFGAGVFLLIQLISIISFIRWVNDCCQSSKSERCQIHSMLIATTAYVVSLVGIIMMYIWYSPDPSCFINIFFITWTLVLLQLMTSVSLHPKVNAGILTPGLMGLYIVFICWFAIRSEPVAGNLCNRKAEASQHRDWLSIISFVIGVLAIVIATFSTGIDSKCFQFKKDETESEDDVPYGYGFFHFVFATGAMYFAMLLISWNTTNHTMEKWTIDVGWTSTWVRIVNEWIAVCVYLWMLVGPIIWKSRQTAESVV; from the exons ATGGAGAGTCCTGCTCCAACAGGCAACAATGAGAGGAGCAACACGTTCAAAGTTGATACATGGTTTAGCCAATTCCGGAATGGCTCGAATCCATGGATGGCTAGATATGTTTATGGTCTTATGTTTCTGCTAGCAAATCTTCTGGCATGGGCCGTCCGGGATTACGGAAAGAGCTTCTTGATGGAGATGAAAA GGTTAGAAAGATGTGAAGGTCAAAATGAATGTTTGGCTGCAGAAGGTGTTCTTCGTGTGAGCTTGGGATGCTTT TTGTTTtatttctctatgtttctttcAACCGTGGGTGCCTCGAAGTTGAATGAGTCCAGAGATACTTGGCAATCTGGATGGTGGTCTGCTAAGATTGTCCTGTGGATTGCTTTCATTATCATCCCCTTTTTGCTTCCTTCGGCTATTATAAAGATCTATG GTGTGGTTGCACATTTTGGCGCAGG GGTATTTCTTCTGATTCAGCTAATAAGCATAATCAGTTTCATTAGATGGGTGAATGATTGCTGTCAGTCTTCGAAATCAGAAAGATG CCAAATTCATTCAATGCTAATTGCAACAACTGCATATGTTGTAAGCTTAGTGGGGATCATAATGATGTACATATGGTATTCACCAGATCCATCTTGCTTCATCAACATTTTCTTCATTACCTGGACATTAGTACTACTTCAACTCATGACGAGCGTCTCTCTCCACCCAAAA GTGAATGCTGGTATCTTGACTCCGGGGCTCATGGGGCTCTATATAGTATTTATCTGCTGGTTTGCCATTAGAAG TGAGCCAGTAGCAGGGAACCTTTGCAACAGGAAGGCAGAAGCTTCACAGCATAGGGATTGGCTCAGCATTATA AGCTTTGTTATTGGTGTACTTGCAATCGTTATTGCAACATTTTCAACAGGCATAGACTCCAAATGCTTTCAG TTCAAGAAGGACGAGACTGAATCCGAGGATGACGTTCCATATGGCTATGGCTTCTTCCATTTCGTTTTCGCCACAGGAGCAATGTATTTTGCAATGCTATTGATCAGTTGGAATACTACTAATCACACCATGGAAAA GTGGACAATTGATGTGGGCTGGACTAGCACTTGGGTCAGAATCGTGAACGAGTGGATCGCTGTCTGTGTGTATT TGTGGATGCTGGTTGGTCCAATTATATGGAAGAGTAGACAAACAGCTGAATCCGTCGTATAA
- the LOC133711520 gene encoding uncharacterized protein LOC133711520 isoform X1, producing MESPAPTGNNERSNTFKVDTWFSQFRNGSNPWMARYVYGLMFLLANLLAWAVRDYGKSFLMEMKRLERCEGQNECLAAEGVLRVSLGCFLFYFSMFLSTVGASKLNESRDTWQSGWWSAKIVLWIAFIIIPFLLPSAIIKIYGVVAHFGAGVFLLIQLISIISFIRWVNDCCQSSKSERCQIHSMLIATTAYVVSLVGIIMMYIWYSPDPSCFINIFFITWTLVLLQLMTSVSLHPKVNAGILTPGLMGLYIVFICWFAIRSEPVAGNLCNRKAEASQHRDWLSIISFVIGVLAIVIATFSTGIDSKCFQTLQFKKDETESEDDVPYGYGFFHFVFATGAMYFAMLLISWNTTNHTMEKWTIDVGWTSTWVRIVNEWIAVCVYLWMLVGPIIWKSRQTAESVV from the exons ATGGAGAGTCCTGCTCCAACAGGCAACAATGAGAGGAGCAACACGTTCAAAGTTGATACATGGTTTAGCCAATTCCGGAATGGCTCGAATCCATGGATGGCTAGATATGTTTATGGTCTTATGTTTCTGCTAGCAAATCTTCTGGCATGGGCCGTCCGGGATTACGGAAAGAGCTTCTTGATGGAGATGAAAA GGTTAGAAAGATGTGAAGGTCAAAATGAATGTTTGGCTGCAGAAGGTGTTCTTCGTGTGAGCTTGGGATGCTTT TTGTTTtatttctctatgtttctttcAACCGTGGGTGCCTCGAAGTTGAATGAGTCCAGAGATACTTGGCAATCTGGATGGTGGTCTGCTAAGATTGTCCTGTGGATTGCTTTCATTATCATCCCCTTTTTGCTTCCTTCGGCTATTATAAAGATCTATG GTGTGGTTGCACATTTTGGCGCAGG GGTATTTCTTCTGATTCAGCTAATAAGCATAATCAGTTTCATTAGATGGGTGAATGATTGCTGTCAGTCTTCGAAATCAGAAAGATG CCAAATTCATTCAATGCTAATTGCAACAACTGCATATGTTGTAAGCTTAGTGGGGATCATAATGATGTACATATGGTATTCACCAGATCCATCTTGCTTCATCAACATTTTCTTCATTACCTGGACATTAGTACTACTTCAACTCATGACGAGCGTCTCTCTCCACCCAAAA GTGAATGCTGGTATCTTGACTCCGGGGCTCATGGGGCTCTATATAGTATTTATCTGCTGGTTTGCCATTAGAAG TGAGCCAGTAGCAGGGAACCTTTGCAACAGGAAGGCAGAAGCTTCACAGCATAGGGATTGGCTCAGCATTATA AGCTTTGTTATTGGTGTACTTGCAATCGTTATTGCAACATTTTCAACAGGCATAGACTCCAAATGCTTTCAG ACACTGCAGTTCAAGAAGGACGAGACTGAATCCGAGGATGACGTTCCATATGGCTATGGCTTCTTCCATTTCGTTTTCGCCACAGGAGCAATGTATTTTGCAATGCTATTGATCAGTTGGAATACTACTAATCACACCATGGAAAA GTGGACAATTGATGTGGGCTGGACTAGCACTTGGGTCAGAATCGTGAACGAGTGGATCGCTGTCTGTGTGTATT TGTGGATGCTGGTTGGTCCAATTATATGGAAGAGTAGACAAACAGCTGAATCCGTCGTATAA
- the LOC133729165 gene encoding F-box/kelch-repeat protein At3g06240-like, whose protein sequence is MTMEDRRVKLTGNQNVDLPAEIIDEILSRLPVKPLCRFKCVSKSWRSLISDPDFIAMHSSKAFEIKDVLSQRLKLLFTDRESDCVYSLDVGQLLNHNHNVEVDGLVATSAELDFVFDNLPRRGRYNCTGLVHTCNSFLFFQITDPIETNNGFVHNHLITNPATRELKKVYNIHDNICGIVFSVYTLETSSWRRVEGEFLYFPISIGGIVLNGHVHWLAVFEAKQDPSLLIISFNLAKEEVREIPLPPIRREYSSRLGVFRNWLCITLEPGGCKSTEFWVMKEYGVRESWTKMQVSKPYQELSHSGFWTESHDLMVFDKSSLVMYNFNDGTFWNLSIGDITTADGYFGSFGIYVESLASNASLKNMREVEKIDESTQWHP, encoded by the exons ATGACGATGGAAGACCGTCGTGTCAAGTTGACGGGAAACCAAAACGTCGACCTTCCGGCGGAGATCATAGATGAGATTCTTTCCAGATTACCAGTGAagcccttgtgccgcttcaagtGTGTATCAAAGTCATGGCGGTCCCTGATCTCTGATCCTGATTTTATTGCCATGCACTCCTCTAAAGCCTTTGAGATTAAGGATGTGTTGTCCCAAAGACTAAAACTATTGTTTACTGACCGGGAAAGTGATTGCGTTTACTCTTTGGATGTTGGCCAGCTTCTCAACCATAATCATAATGTTGAAGTTGATGGTTTAGTAGCAACATCAGCTGAGCTCGATTTTGTTTTCGATAATCTTCCAAGAAGAGGTCGATACAATTGTACTGGACTTGTGCATACGTGCAATAGCTTCTTATTCTTCCAGATAACTGACCCTATTGAAACAAATAACGGCTTTGTGCATAACCATTTGATAACTAACCCTGCAACGAGGGAATTAAAGAAA GTATATAACATTCATGACAACATTTGTGGGATTGTGTTTAGTGTCTATACATTGGAAACTAGTTCTTGGCGACGAGTTGAGGGTGAATTTCTCTACTTTCCTATTAGTATAGGTGGGATCGTGCTGAATGGCCATGTTCATTGGTTGGCCGTGTTTGAGGCCAAACAAGATCCATCATTGTTGATTATATCTTTTAATTTAGCAAAGGAGGAGGTCAGAGAAATTCCACTACCACCCATACGACGAGAATATTCATCAAGATTAGGGGTCTTTAGAAATTGGCTATGTATCACATTAGAACCAGGAGGATGCAAATCTACTGAGTTTTGGGTCATGAAGGAATATGGAGTGCGGGAGTCTTGGACTAAAATGCAGGTCTCCAAACCATATCAGGAATTATCACATTCCGGTTTCTGGACAGAATCACATGATCTGATGGTGTTTGATAAGTCATCATTGGTTATGTACAATTTTAATGATGGAACATTTTGGAATCTATCAATTGGTGATATTACCACAGCTGATGGTTATTTTGGTAGCTTCGGTATCTATGTGGAGAGTCTTGCTTCCAATGCTTCGCTTAAGAACATGAGAGAAGTAGAGAAGATTGATGAATCCACTCAATGGCATCCTTGA
- the LOC133711533 gene encoding F-box/kelch-repeat protein At3g06240-like produces MEDQGQFKAIEDKGQRLVFTDHARKRLYSLDLVQFLNQNLALLRNNNVDGLDLVAKPTELDFVRRNIGSGWVPVVLSCNSFLMCRSDSGFHLINPVTKEWKKVPKTPVTKKPFSWELYGFGFDDSTNQYKVVEGKGCTNGFVFSVYASLTDSWRKIDCLYPYKQTRVCRKDGIVLNGGVHWLVKRDESLVIISFLLAEEEVKEIQVPPNCSAGVVELGIFRDRLCITSFSFSISETYNEFWVMKEYGVRGSWTKMEIGIPYHRLLHSGFWTETYDLMLVDATMVAMCNFNDRSFWILSIRHGFGEVGGFGSMSVYVESRKPLIDQEQQEKSKDDGHP; encoded by the coding sequence ATGGAAGACCAGGGCCAGTTTAAAGCCATTGAGGATAAGGGGCAGCGTCTTGTATTTACTGACCATGCACGTAAACGCCTCTACTCTTTGGACCTTGTTCAGTTCCTCAACCAGAATCTTGCACTTTTGAGGAATAATAATGTTGATGGTTTGGATTTAGTAGCAAAACCCACTGAGCTCGACTTTGTTCGTCGCAATATTGGAAGTGGTTGGGTTCCCGTTGTCCTTTCCTGCAATAGCTTCTTGATGTGCAGGTCAGATTCTGGGTTCCATTTGATAAACCCTGTTACCAAGGAATGGAAGAAAGTACCAAAGACACCAGTAACAAAGAAGCCTTTTTCTTGGGAGCTAtatgggtttggatttgatGACTCCACTAATCAATACAAGGTGGTTGAAGGGAAGGGCTGCACCAATGGATTTGTGTTTAGTGTCTATGCTTCTTTGACTGATTCTTGGCGAAAGATTGACTGCCTATATCCCTACAAACAGACTCGTGTTTGTAGGAAGGATGGGATCGTGCTGAATGGGGGTGTTCATTGGTTGGTCAAGCGAGATGAATCCTTGGTGATTATATCTTTCCTTTTAGCAGAGGAGGAGGTTAAAGAAATCCAAGTACCACCTAATTGCAGCGCCGGTGTAGTAGAACTGGGCATCTTCAGAGATCGACTATGTATAACATCATTCTCATTTTCAATAAGTGAAACATATAATGAGTTTTGGGTCATGAAGGAATATGGAGTGAGGGGCTCTTGGACTAAAATGGAGATTGGCATCCCATATCACAGGTTACTGCATTCTGGTTTTTGGACAGAAACTTATGATTTGATGCTGGTTGATGCAACAATGGTAGCTATGTGCAATTTTAATGATAGAAGTTTTTGGATTTTATCGATTCGTCATGGATTTGGCGAAGTTGGTGGTTTTGGTAGCATGAGTGTCTATGTGGAGAGCCGCAAGCCTCTTATTGATCAAGAACAACAGGAGAAAAGTAAAGATGATGGACATCCTTGA
- the LOC133729306 gene encoding F-box/kelch-repeat protein At3g06240-like — MVLNGGIHWLVKRDESLVIISFLLAEEEVREIQVPPNCSTGIVELSVFRDRLCITSFSLSLGETYNEFWVMKEYGVRDSWTKMEFGIPYHRLLHSGFWTEPHDLMLVDATLLVMCNFDDKSFWILSILHEFGEVDGFGSMGVYVESLKPLIDQEQLENSKDDGHP, encoded by the coding sequence ATGGTGCTGAATGGGGGGATTCATTGGTTGGTGAAACGAGATGAATCATTGGTGATTATATCTTTCCTTTTAGCAGAGGAGGAGGTTAGAGAAATCCAAGTACCGCCAAATTGCAGCACCGGTATAGTAGAACTGAGCGTCTTCAGAGATCGGCTATGTATAACATCATTCTCATTATCACTTGGAGAAACATATAATGAGTTTTGGGTCATGAAGGAATATGGAGTTAGGGACTCTTGGACTAAAATGGAGTTCGGCATCCCATATCACCGGTTACTACATTCTGGTTTTTGGACAGAACCTCATGATTTGATGCTGGTTGATGCAACATTGTTAGTTATGTGCAATTTTGATGATAAAAGTTTCTGGATTCTATCGATTCTTCATGAATTTGGTGAAGTTGATGGTTTTGGTAGCATGGGTGTCTATGTGGAGAGCCTTAAGCCTCTTATTGATCAAGAACAACTGGAGAATAGTAAAGATGATGGACATCCTTGA
- the LOC133729383 gene encoding F-box/kelch-repeat protein At3g06240-like, translating into MELCLVSVQWRMILGDRLSACFPTNLYQRIVVNGAVHWLVSKVADGTLVIMSFLLVEEEVREIPLPPIPSTLSSRLGVFRNWLCITLVSEWNAGETFNEFWVMKEYGVRESWTKMQVCKPYHELSHSGFCTESHDLMVFDELSLVMYNFNDGTFWNLSIGDLSENGRFGSVGIYVESLPYTHRSRSA; encoded by the coding sequence ATGGAATTGTGCTTGGTGTCTGTACAATGGAGAATGATTCTTGGCGACAGATTGAGTGCTTGTTTCCCTACAAATCTTTATCAAAGGATCGTGGTGAACGGTGCTGTTCATTGGTTGGTGAGTAAGGTTGCAGATGGAACATTGGTGATTATGTCTTTCCTTTTAGTAGAGGAGGAGGTTAGGGAAATTCCACTACCGCCCATTCCCAGTACTCTTTCAAGTCGACTAGGGGTATTCAGAAATTGGCTATGTATAACACTAGTATCAGAATGGAATGCAGGAGAAACATTTAATGAGTTTTGGGTCATGAAGGAATATGGAGTGAGGGAATCTTGGACTAAAATGCAGGTATGCAAACCATATCACGAATTATCACATTCCGGTTTCTGTACAGAGTCTCATGATCTGATGGTGTTTGATGAATTGTCATTAGTTATGTACAATTTTAATGATGGAACATTTTGGAATCTATCAATTGGTGATCTTAGCGAAAATGGTCGTTTTGGTAGCGTTGGTATCTATGTGGAGAGCTTACCCTACACTCACCGATCAAGATCAGCGTAA
- the LOC133711537 gene encoding probable ADP-ribosylation factor GTPase-activating protein AGD14 codes for MASRVKEDEKNERIIRGLLKLPENRRCINCNSLGPQYVCTNFWTFVCTNCSGIHREFTHRVKSVSMAKFTSQEVKSLQEGGNQRAKELYQKELDPQRNSFPDSSNVERLRDFIKHVYVDRRYTGERNSDKPPRVKMGDKEDSYENRRLDSYQGSRSPPYDDERRYSGRSSPGGRSYEEQRSPGYDLESRQYGDSKRSPSRPEIVNDWRREDRFGNGRRYDDRRVSDGDSKLDAKSPERPRDIDSSSPPMVRPVRDILGDKTIPLRIIEPPKANNVRPTDGSVLTQRTASSSSLGSTNGNPVEVKVETSGSLIDFDADIEPAPTLAVPQAQQTSVTQSYSQPEHSHSDNNWASFDVAPQVKVSQAPANANSLESLLSELSVSAPVPSYSGTADNTGAFTAAGNMTAPFSGNPVITPVGHTMLPTASHTVAPITSLSTFPPVGAPVATPGLAQTFPANASNFPATGSGQWPSMQHQQPSLFPANGIQSASQQYIPSVGGASSNQPWNLAHVPNAQGQPSYPAAQAPQDVSRSTNNVSTVASQNSAGDVKSIGRSALPEDLFAMNYSSFPAPVPGWQTGPPQGMGFAMPYNTAVPMPSFQQSLKSANPFDVSSGPPPVQASAFPSMASSQGPLPNMQPPSGLLRTASLGTPSSAWGPSYSSGLPLQAPPYASQMPPSAYVGQQIPSSLPPSGYQGAGGFGAEGAAFGSLNMDQQPVGRFSAPATPNPFPSAGGNPFG; via the exons ATGGCGAGCCGAGTGAAGGAGGACGAGAAAAATGAACGGATTATTCGAGGCCTTCTTAAACTTCCTGAGAATCGCAGATGCATTAACTGCAATAGTCTG GGACCGCAGTATGTTTGCACTAATTTCTGGACATTTGTTTGCACCAACTGCAGTGGAATACA TCGGGAGTTCACGCACCGAGTAAAATCAGTGTCAATGGCCAAGTTTACGTCGCAAGAAGTTAAATCCCTTCAAGAAGGGGGAAACCAG CGTGCAAAGGAACTTTATCAAAAAGAATTAGATCCACAACGTAATTCCTTCCCTGATAGCAG TAATGTTGAGAGACTTCGAGACTTTATTAAGCATGTGTACGTGGATAGAAGATATACTGGTGAAAGAAACTCGGACAAGCCTCCGAGGGTGAAAATG GGTGACAAGGAGGATTCTTATGAAAATAGAAGGCTAGATTCATATCAGGGCTCTCGAAGCCCACCATATGATGATGAACGTCGTTATAGTGGAAGGTCCAGTCCCGGTGGTAGAAGTTATGAGGAGCAAAGAAGTCCTGGATATGATCTAGAAAGTCGACAGTATGGTGATTCTAAGAGAAGTCCTTCTCGCCCTGAAATTGTCAATGATTGGCGTCGAGAAGATAGATTTGGAAATGGTAGGAGATATGATGATCGTAGAGTATCCGATGGAGATTCTAAACTGGACGCAAAATCTCCTGAACGACCAAGAGATATAGATTCGTCCAGTCCCCCTATGGTACGACCTGTTAGAGATATTTTGGGGGATAAGACAATACCTCTCCGTATTATTGAACCTCCTAAAGCCAACAATGTTAGGCCTACTGATGGTTCCGTTCTTACACAG AGAACTGCTTCTTCCAGCAGCTTGGGTTCCACCAATGGGAACCCAGTTGAAGTGAAAGTGGAGACATCTGGAAGTTTAATTGATTTTGATGCCGATATTGAACCTGCTCCAACTTTAGCAGTTCCTCAGGCACAACAAACTTCTGTAACTCAATCATATTCACAGCCAGAACATTCACACAGTGACAACAACTGGGCCTCTTTTGATGTTGCTCCACAAGTGAAAGTATCTCAAGCTCCTGCAAATGCAAATTCTTTGGAATCTCTGCTATCAGAGTTGTCTGTTTCAGCACCTGTCCCTAGTTATTCTGGAACTGCAGATAATACCGGGGCTTTTACAGCTGCAGGTAACATGACTGCACCATTCAGTGGTAATCCAGTCATCACTCCTGTAGGACACACAATGTTGCCGACTGCTTCTCATACAGTTGCACCGATTACGAGCTTGTCAACATTTCCCCCTGTTGGTGCTCCAGTTGCAACCCCTGGATTGGCTCAAACATTCCCTGCCAATGCTAGTAATTTTCCTGCTACCGGTTCTGGGCAATGGCCTAGTATGCAGCATCAGCAACCTTCTTTATTCCCTGCTAATGGTATTCAGTCTGCCTCTCAACAATACATACCATCAGTTGGTGGAGCTTCAAGCAATCAA CCATGGAATTTAGCACATGTCCCAAATGCACAAGGTCAACCTAGCTATCCAGCTGCACAAGCACCACAAGATGTTTCAAGATCTACCAACAATGTTAGTACTGTTGCATCACAAAATTCGGCTGGGGATGTAAAATCAATTGGAAGAAGTGCACTTCCTGAG GATCTTTTTGCGATGAACTATTCATCCTTCCCTGCACCAGTTCCTGGATGGCAAACTGGTCCTCCTCAGGGTATGGGGTTTGCTATGCCATACAACACTGCAGTG CCCATGCCCAGTTTTCAGCAGTCGTTAAAGTCAGCAAACCCGTTTGATGTCAGTAGTGGACCTCCTCCAGTTCAAGCCTCAGCG TTTCCTTCCATGGCATCCTCACAAGGACCGCTACCAAATATGCAGCCTCCATCTGGCTTATTGCGTACAGCTAGCCTTGGGACACCCTCATCAGCTTGGGGGCCCTCATATTCATCTGGATTGCCTCTCCAAGCACCACCATATGCATCACAAATGCCTCCAA GTGCCTACGTGGGGCAACAAATTCCGAGTAGCTTGCCACCTTCAGG GTATCAAGGAGCAGGGGGCTTTGGTGCTGAGGGGGCTGCTTTTGGTTCATTAAATATGGATCAACAGCCGGTTGGTAGATTCTCAGCACCTGCTACCCCAAATCCTTTCCCGTCTGCAGGAGGAAACCCATTTGGATAG
- the LOC133727005 gene encoding protein SODIUM POTASSIUM ROOT DEFECTIVE 2 produces MGKLSFGRVLGSLCLSSGSSSCFCMNYSEENQDEFEKNPLIPGEKDQFMRLKDVVAGKQTLAFQLKPKMVMLRVSMHCNGCARKVEKHISKMEGVTSYKVDLESKMVVVIGDVLPYEVVQSVSKVKNAEIWNSP; encoded by the exons ATGGGGAAGCTTAGTTTTGGAAGGGTGCTAGGCTCTCTTTGTCTTTCTTCTGGATCAAGTTCTTGTTTCTGCATGAACTACTCCGAGGAAAACCAAGACGAGTTTGAGAAAAATCCATTGATTCCTGGTGAAAAGGATCAGTTTATGAGACTCAAGGATGTTGTTGCCGGTAAACAAACACTGGCATTTCAACTGAAACCCAAG ATGGTAATGTTAAGGGTCTCCATGCACTGCAATGGATGTGCCAGGAAAGTTGAAAAACATATCTCGAAGATGGAAG GGGTGACTTCGTACAAAGTAGACCTGGAAAGCAAGATGGTGGTTGTGATCGGAGATGTTCTGCCTTATGAGGTGGTGCAGAGTGTGTCCAAGGTAAAAAATGCCGAGATTTGGAACTCGCCGTGA
- the LOC133711543 gene encoding uncharacterized protein LOC133711543: MTKYLLFFFALILLVSLSSQTADPKTQNPTRTPSPAHTELTRYGFPIGLLPSPVKNYTVNPLTGDFVVDLGDACKITLPPDNYLATYSKKVTGKINRGRIAEINGISVRAFYQWWSITGIRSSGENLVFEVGMVTARYPSKNFNDSPACEGRRHSVS, from the coding sequence ATGACGAAAtatctcctcttcttcttcgctCTCATCCTCCtcgtttctctctcctcccaaaCCGCCGACCCGAAAACccaaaacccgacccgaaccccaTCGCCGGCCCACACCGAGCTGACCCGCTACGGCTTCCCAATCGGGCTCCTCCCTTCTCCGGTCAAAAACTACACCGTCAACCCCCTCACCGGCGACTTCGTCGTCGACCTCGGCGACGCGTGCAAGATCACGCTCCCGCCGGACAACTACTTGGCCACGTATTCCAAGAAAGTCACCGGCAAAATCAACCGCGGCCGGATCGCCGAAATCAACGGCATCAGCGTCCGGGCCTTCTACCAGTGGTGGTCGATCACCGGAATCAGGTCCAGCGGCGAGAATTTGGTGTTTGAGGTCGGCATGGTGACGGCGAGGTACCCCTCTAAGAACTTCAATGATAGTCCGGCTTGCGAGGGCCGACGCCACTCCGTTTCTTAA